In one Lolium rigidum isolate FL_2022 chromosome 3, APGP_CSIRO_Lrig_0.1, whole genome shotgun sequence genomic region, the following are encoded:
- the LOC124696908 gene encoding uncharacterized protein LOC124696908 produces the protein MPLHEDMLREILLRLPPQPSSLLRASVVCKHWRGLVTDPRFLRRFRTHQGKPPLIGVFEARSHVNGINFRSILDPPDRIPPERFDVQRQIDGRTGIRLLGCRHGRVLLLDLKRHKLIVCDPITSEHQCFAAPPVFRGLSIYGAVLCAAADQGHVHGSCHSSSFKVVLMSLGGDGDEDEYNNTTPIACVYSSETGVWGNIIAAADQCELADSNPGILVGNVLYWSSKSVSNTTIFIDDLTDDIVEFDLDRPSLAVIKGPPCLNFSLRHQIIRAEDDALGLAIFSHCRFEVWQRMVNCHGGTTWLLHNAFETHTLLGLPPRIRGMKILGYDEDKDAIFLFVDANVYMVQLLSMQFRRLYESCYPINCHPFASFYAADIAIPEGRNGVGILHGA, from the exons ATGCCGCTCCACGAGGACATGCTCcgggagatcctcctccgcctcccgccacAGCCATCCTCCCTGCTGCGCGCCTCGGTGGTCTGCAAGCACTGGCGAGGCCTCGTCACCGACCCTCGgttcctccgccgcttccgcaCCCACCAAGGGAAGCCGCCCCTCATCGGCGTCTTCGAGGCCCGCAGCCACGTCAACGGCATCAATTTCAGGTCCATCTTAGACCCTCCAGACCGCATTCCTCCGGAGCGCTTCGACGTGCAACGTCAAATTGACGGCCGCACTGGGATCCGTCTGCTCGGGTGCCGCCACGGTCGCGTCCTCCTCTTGGACCTGAAGCGGCATAAGCTCATTGTGTGCGACCCCATCACCAGCGAGCACCAATGCTTTGCCGCTCCACCAGTGTTCAGAGGGTTATCGATCTATGGCGCTGTGCTCTGCGCTGCCGCAGACCAGGGCCACGTGCACGGCAGCTGCCACTCGAGCTCATTCAAGGTTGTCTTGATGTCCCTCGGTGGAGACGGAGACGAAGACGAGTACAACAATACTACACCCATCGCTTGTGTATACTCATCGGAGACTGGCGTTTGGGGCAATATCATCGCAGCAGCGGATCAATGTGAGCTTGCGGATAGTAATCCTGGAATCCTTGTTGGCAATGTCCTTTACTGGTCATCTAAGAGTGTGAGTAACACAACTATTTTTATTGATGATCTCACGGACGACATTGTTGAGTTTGATTTGGATAGGCCGAGTCTAGCTGTGATCAAGGGTCCTCCATGTCTTAATTTCTCCCTCAGACATCAGATAATCAGGGCAGAGGATGATGCTCTTGGTCTTGCTATATTTTCGCACTGTAGATTCGAAGTGTGGCAGAGGATGGTCAATTGTCATGGTGGTACTACATGGTTGCTGCACAACGCCTTTGAAACACATACTCTTCTTGGACTCCCTCCTCGGATTAGAGGGATGAAAATACTCGGGTATGATGAGGATAAGGATGCAATTTTTCTATTTGTGGACGCCAATGTCTACATGGTTCAACTTCTGTCCATGCAATTCAGAAGACTTTATGAAAGCTGTTATCCCATCAACTGTCATCCTTTTGCAAGTTTCTATGCAGCAG ACATTGCAATTCCCGAGGGAcgcaatggagttggaatattgcaCGGTGCATAG